One genomic window of Actinoplanes lobatus includes the following:
- a CDS encoding class I SAM-dependent methyltransferase, giving the protein MVTRDTQDSSQAWRDLAADYERARAREDSLDRLVEWPAEREVLGDVTGCSILDLGCGNGGKLAELARDGAGASVGVDVGGNFLTSPPPRVELIRGDLSDPGSLPGLSGRTFDRILFLQSFGYAKDPVHTLRAARAMLNEGGFILLTRTQPIRYAVERAEQNGTTLGEEYFSKVDYTYRTGWNEHIALTKRTYTMSDLLNAFSAAGLWIETAAEPHLDEEAARRYPHKQAWMNKYLGILIFKLRPLTSH; this is encoded by the coding sequence ATGGTTACACGCGACACTCAGGATTCGAGTCAGGCGTGGCGGGATCTCGCTGCGGACTACGAACGTGCGCGTGCCCGGGAGGACTCGCTGGACAGGCTGGTGGAGTGGCCGGCCGAGCGCGAGGTTCTCGGTGACGTCACCGGGTGCTCGATTCTGGACCTGGGCTGCGGCAACGGTGGCAAGCTCGCCGAACTCGCCCGCGACGGTGCGGGCGCGTCGGTCGGTGTCGACGTCGGGGGAAACTTCCTCACCTCCCCGCCGCCGCGCGTCGAGTTGATCAGGGGTGACTTGTCCGATCCGGGGTCGTTGCCGGGTCTGAGCGGTCGTACGTTCGATCGGATCTTGTTCCTGCAGTCGTTCGGCTACGCGAAGGACCCGGTGCACACCCTGCGTGCCGCGAGGGCGATGCTGAACGAGGGCGGATTCATCCTGCTCACGAGAACTCAGCCGATCCGGTACGCCGTCGAACGTGCTGAACAGAACGGGACCACGCTGGGTGAGGAGTACTTCTCCAAGGTCGACTACACCTACCGCACCGGCTGGAACGAGCACATCGCACTGACGAAACGCACCTACACCATGTCCGACCTGCTGAATGCGTTCAGCGCAGCAGGACTGTGGATCGAGACCGCCGCCGAGCCACATCTCGACGAGGAAGCCGCTCGACGATACCCGCACAAGCAGGCGTGGATGAACAAGTATCTAGGCATCCTGATCTTCAAGTTGCGGCCGCTGACCTCGCATTGA
- a CDS encoding DoxX family protein, producing MTDGHLLLLPVLAGLFLIWQASVQLRMPADYVKELDVPGRYGYPAWLWRPFAAVQLGAAVCLLIGTVRRPVGLAAASVLVVLFLAETVARLTTRTWRSALIPGVFLLLPLTAFASLSATA from the coding sequence GTGACCGACGGACACCTCCTACTGCTCCCCGTGCTCGCCGGCCTGTTCCTCATCTGGCAGGCATCGGTGCAGCTGCGGATGCCTGCCGACTACGTGAAGGAGCTGGACGTCCCCGGCCGCTACGGCTACCCGGCATGGCTGTGGCGGCCGTTCGCGGCGGTCCAGCTGGGCGCCGCGGTGTGCCTGCTGATCGGCACGGTCCGCCGCCCCGTGGGCCTGGCCGCCGCGTCGGTGCTGGTGGTCCTGTTCCTGGCGGAGACCGTGGCCCGCCTGACCACCCGCACCTGGCGCAGCGCCCTGATCCCCGGCGTCTTCCTGCTGCTGCCGCTGACCGCTTTCGCCAGCCTCTCCGCCACCGCATAG